The Coffea arabica cultivar ET-39 chromosome 4e, Coffea Arabica ET-39 HiFi, whole genome shotgun sequence genome includes a window with the following:
- the LOC113699427 gene encoding gamma carbonic anhydrase-like 2, mitochondrial, whose translation MAALARLSRRALATATSAGHHRLLPRSFSTDSVAAATSASPATKSIPIVESPDRVKWDYRGQRRIIPLGQWLPKIAVDAYVAPNVVLAGQVTVYDGASVWNSAVLRGDLNKITVGFCSNVQERCVIHAAWNSPTGLPAETSIERFVTIGAYSLLRSCTIEPECIIGQHSILMEGSLVESHSILEAGSVVPPGRRIPTGELWSGNPARFVRKLTHEETLEIPKLAVAINDLSKSHFSEFLPYSTVYLDVEKMKKSLGISI comes from the exons ATGGCAGCTCTAGCTCGACTGTCAAGAAGAGCCCTGGCCACCGCCACCTCCGCCGGCCACCACCGTCTCCTCCCCCGCAGCTTCTCCACCGATTCAGTGGCAGCAGCTACCTCAGCATCACCCGCGACAAAATCAATCCCAATTGTAGAATCCCCGGATCGGGTGAAATGGGACTACAGAGGCCAGAGAAGAATCATCCCCTTAGGTCAGTGGCTCCCCAAGATCGCCGTCGATGCTTACGTGGCACCCAATGTCGTCCTCGCTGGCCAGGTCACTGTTTACGACGGGGCTTCCGTCTGGAATAGCGCGGTCTTGCGCGGTGATCTTAATAAGATTACTGTAGGGTTTTGCTCCAATGTGCAAGAGCGGTGTGTTATTCACGCCGCCTGGAATTCTCCTACAG GACTGCCAGCAGAGACATCAATTGAAAGGTTTGTTACTATTGGTGCATACAGTCTGTTGCGATCCTGCACAATTGAACCTGAATGCATTATTGGGCAGCATTCCATCTTGATGGAAGGTTCTTTGGTTGAGAGCCACTCCATTCTCGAAGCTGGATCTGTTGTTCCTCCTGGGAGGAGGATACCAACCGGTGAGCTTTGGTCTGGGAATCCTGCAAGGTTTGTCAGGAAATTGACACATGAGGAGACACTGGAGATTCCTAAACTTGCTGTTGCAATAAATGATCTTAGCAAAAGTCACTTTTCAGAGTTCCTACCTTATTCAACAGTGTATTTGGATGTTGAGAAGATGAAGAAGTCATTGGGCATTTCAATTTGA
- the LOC113699428 gene encoding bidirectional sugar transporter SWEET5-like — MGEVVVSAIVIGITLGVWHDEKQRSIFVGVVCMFLNIFMYLSPLTVMIPNGIGTLSGLFQLALYAWYYRSTNWEDDDNIKKPSEIQFSVQNARV, encoded by the exons ATGGGTGAAGTAGTTGTAAGTGCCATCGTAATTGGCATTACCCTTGGCGTTTGGCATGATGAGAAGCAAAGGTCCATCTTTGTTGGTGTAGTTTGCATGTTTTTGAACATCTTCATGTATCTTTCGCCATTGACAGTTATG ATTCCCAATGGCATTGGAACACTTTCTGGACTTTTTCAACTTGCGCTCTATGCTTGGTATTATCGCAGTACAAATTGGGAGGATGACGACAATATCAAGAAGCCATCTGAGATTCAATTCTCCGTCCAGAATGCTCGAGTTTAA
- the LOC140006005 gene encoding uncharacterized protein → MARTKKGAVKSPPPNKRGEASTSRQPRLKRKASRRLQLEDEPSSGEDTQQQEEQDAQGDQEEEVPYDKSRFTSAENEAWYNARRGAKVLVEKDVTSDAEEVYHLKASFAKLGWENFFNIPNFYYEELVREFYANVEDKKVFHYDTEVITSTVRGRKVRVHRADLERYLHVSDVGRKVDLKKAFKPNDLDSWNMLEALVRLGVEYKATRTTGRYSVLTSSFPESQRLLIYLFAANIIPRASGTNEARTSDIYFLDKMKHGLGNIQGIPLGSIITNHMWAVVRSNDIKHAFPYPRFLTFEFQRVGVDFSNAFPTGLKKKDVFTLDFCRFILKSKDGGGPSTQGGAQGDIRQEEEVEIERIEGAQGVETTTPPVSNEPSSSRPPTSPQDTRSFFKKIMDKLLCVEAEVKKSRQENKRNSERLRRIETKLGIEAPPTPPSSPDQATT, encoded by the coding sequence ATGGCTCGCACTAAGAAAGGTGCAGTGAAATCTCCTCCTCCTAACAAGAGAGGAGAAGCTTCGACGTCTAGACAACCGCgcttgaaaagaaaagcaagtagACGTCTACAGCTTGAGGACGAGCCATCATCTGGAGAGGATACTCAACAACAAGAGGAACAAGATGCACAAGGGGACCAAGAGGAGGAAGTCCCTTATGATAAGTCGCGCTTCACCTCCGCCGAAAATGAAGCTTGGTACAATGCTAGGAGGGGAGCTAAGGTATTGGTGGAAAAGGATGTCACCTCGGATGCCGAGGAGGTCTACCATCTCAAGGCCTCCTTTGCCAAATTGGGATGGGAAAATTTCTTTAACATCCCAAACTTCTATTATGAGGAGCTTGTCCGAGAATTCTATGCAAATGTGGAGGACAAGAAGGTTTTTCACTACGACACGGAGGTGATTACTAGTACAGTGCGAGGGAGAAAAGTTCGAGTCCATAGAGCTGATTTGGAGCGCTATCTTCATGTTTCGGATGTGGGGCGCAAGGTAGATTTGAAGAAAGCCTTCAAACCCAATGATTTGGACTCTTGGAACATGCTAGAGGCACTTGTACGTTTGGGGGTTGAGTACAAGGCTACTCGAACGACGGGGCGATATTCGGTATTGACTTCATCATTTCCGGAGTCACAACGTCTCCTTATTTACCTATTTGCCGCCAATATCATTCCGAGGGCAAGTGGAACCAATGAGGCGCGCACAAGTGACATCTATTTCTTGGATAAAATGAAGCATGGCTTAGGAAACATCCAAGGCATTCCATTGGGAAGCATTATCACCAACCACATGTGGGCTGTGGTTCGCAGTAACGACATCAAACATGCTTTCCCGTATCCTCGGTTCTTGACCTTCGAGTTTCAAAGGGTTGGAGTGGATTTTTCTAACGCTTTCCCTACAGGTCTCAAGAAGAAGGACGTCTTTACATTGGATTTTTGCAGGTTCATTTTGAAGAGTAAAGACGGCGGTGGTCCTTCAACTCAAGGAGGTGCTCAAGGGGACATTAGGCAAGAGGAGGAAGTTGAAATTGAACGAATTGAAGGGGCTCAAGGGGTTGAGACAACTACCCCGCCGGTCTCAAATGAACCGTCTTCCTCACGGCCTCCAACCTCACCTCAAGACACTCGGTCGTTTTTCAAGAAGATAATGGACAAGCTGCTTTGTGTCGAGGCTGAGGTAAAGAAAAGCCGCCAAGAGAATAAGCGGAATTCCGAGCGTCTTCGTCGCATCGAGACCAAGCTGGGTATTGAAGCTCCTCCGACTCCACCATCGTCACCTGACCAAGCGACTACTTGA
- the LOC113699429 gene encoding uncharacterized protein — translation MESNKDEAIKAKGMAEQKLAENDILGAKRFASKAQSLFPRLEGLSQFLQTLNIYAAAERKVNGELDWYKILGVHPLADAETIKKQYRKLALALHPDKNKAVGADGAFKILSEAWSLLSDKVKRAAYDEKQNIRALYQKGAGQNPPGGVKEYGNENFTNTSSTVSKPSVPVNTQTDSAPPTATFWTQCTRCLIKYQYLAEHRNCILVCYKCLQPFMAAEMPSLPVNNNPTSTPRSQYPQEQGSHPGNNASSDSGRNFPPIPKTEPLGFPGVGLNNKANVPQGSSFKFGGSGSMSTPATAAAQPATVPQGSSFVFGGSRSMSTPATAAAQPAKVPQDSSFKFGGSRSMSTPATTAAAQPATVSQGSSFIFGGSRSMSTPATAAAQPAKVPQDSSFKFGGSRSMSTLATTAAAQPTFTFQQMGENLKRGREEAVTGKVHKEFLKRDPSKKSDSGSPSYNVSSSGKVDKTAKKRRVDQHKARVAGKDVKTRARGVSGRGNSRGNQMAKSGAEKVDNLPKSLRELSQSEIREMLMVKARTEIRKKLQQWNVAALQKSSDTTASMSTPEPDALGSLPSASITGSNTEAAAIVTMDVPDPEFYDFDKDRVEKSFTKNQVWASYDNEDGMPRFYAFIHKVLSRKPFEVQISWLHSKSSSEFGPQNWVGRGFAKTCGVFRIGKYEVNRALNSFSHRVSWNKGAKGVIQIVPKKGDVWALYRNWSSDWDELTPNDVIRQYDMVEVLQDYNEEQGVAVAPLVKTAGFRSVFHRHLDKNKIYKIPREEMFRFSHQVASYLLTGQEAQAAPKDCRELDTAAMPLELLQVLKEAKEGEVGKIADEVTATGNVDATPSTEDVKHVEPQPILVYSRRSRGSR, via the coding sequence ATGGAAAGCAACAAGGATGAGGCAATTAAGGCGAAAGGAATGGCGGAGCAGAAGTTGGCAGAAAATGACATATTGGGAGCCAAGAGATTTGCTTCCAAGGCTCAGAGTCTGTTTCCCAGACTTGAAGGCCTTTCGCAGTTTCTACAAACACTCAATATTTATGCTGCTGCTGAGAGAAAGGTGAATGGAGAATTGGACTGGTACAAGATCCTCGGAGTGCATCCCCTGGCTGATGCTGAGACAATCAAGAAACAGTATCGGAAATTGGCACTTGCTCTCCACCCTGATAAGAACAAGGCAGTTGGGGCAGATGGCGCATTTAAGATTCTCTCTGAAGCTTGGAGTTTGCTCTCTGATAAGGTTAAGCGAGCTGCTTATGATGAGAAGCAGAACATAAGGGCATTGTATCAAAAGGGTGCTGGTCAGAATCCACCAGGTGGCGTCAAGGAGTATGGTAATGAAAATTTTACCAACACATCATCAACCGTGAGTAAGCCTTCTGTTCCAGTTAATACCCAGACTGATTCTGCACCTCCTACAGCTACCTTTTGGACTCAATGCACAAGATGTCTTATAAAGTATCAGTATTTGGCTGAGCACCGAAACTGTATTCTTGTCTGTTATAAGTGTCTTCAGCCCTTTATGGCAGCAGAGATGCCTTCTCTACCCGTGAATAACAACCCTACATCCACCCCAAGGTCCCAGTACCCACAAGAACAAGGTAGCCATCCTGGTAACAATGCTTCCTCTGATTCTGGAAGAAATTTCCCTCCGATCCCAAAAACTGAACCTCTTGGGTTTCCAGGTGTTGGCTTGAACAATAAGGCAAATGTTCCACAGGGTTCATCTTTCAAATTTGGTGGTTCAGGAAGTATGTCTACACCGGCCACTGCTGCTGCTCAACCTGCGACTGTCCCACAGGGTTCATCTTTCGTATTTGGTGGTTCTAGAAGTATGTCTACTCCAGCCACTGCTGCTGCGCAACCTGCAAAGGTTCCACAGGATTCATCTTTCAAATTTGGTGGTTCCAGAAGTATGTCTACACCGGCCACCACCGCTGCTGCTCAACCTGCGACTGTGTCACAGGGTTCATCTTTCATATTTGGTGGTTCCAGAAGTATGTCTACACCAGCCACCGCTGCTGCCCAACCTGCAAAGGTTCCACAGGATTCATCTTTCAAATTTGGTGGTTCGAGAAGTATGTCTACACTGGCCACCACCGCTGCTGCTCAACCTACATTTACTTTCCAACAGATGGGTGAAAATTTAAAGAGAGGACGCGAAGAGGCTGTTACTGGTAAAGTGCATAAAGAGTTCCTGAAAAGAGATCCTTCTAAGAAGTCTGATTCTGGTTCACCATCTTATAATGTCTCCAGTTCTGGTAAAGTAGATAAGACAGCAAAGAAGAGACGCGTTGATCAACATAAAGCAAGAGTCGCTGGGAAAGATGTAAAGACTCGGGCCCGTGGAGTTAGTGGACGTGGAAATTCTCGTGGAAATCAAATGGCTAAGTCTGGAGCAGAGAAAGTCGACAACTTGCCGAAGAGTTTAAGGGAACTGTCGCAGTCAGAAATCCGAGAGATGCTGATGGTAAAGGCAAGGACCGAAATCCGCAAGAAGTTACAGCAGTGGAATGTGGCTGCTTTACAGAAGTCTTCAGATACAACTGCCTCCATGAGTACCCCCGAGCCAGATGCACTGGGAAGCTTGCCTTCTGCTTCAATTACTGGCTCTAACACAGAAGCTGCTGCCATTGTGACAATGGATGTCCCTGATCCAGAGTTCTACGATTTTGACAAAGACAGGGTGGAGAAATCATTTACCAAGAACCAGGTTTGGGCTTCTTATGACAACGAGGATGGTATGCCTCGTTTTTATGCATTTATTCATAAAGTGTTGTCCAGAAAGCCCTTCGAAGTTCAGATTAGTTGGTTACATTCCAAAAGCAGCAGCGAATTTGGTCCACAAAATTGGGTGGGCCGTGGATTTGCAAAAACTTGTGGAGTTTTCAGAATTGGCAAATATGAAGTGAATAGGGCACTCAATTCTTTTTCGCACAGGGTTAGTTGGAACAAAGGTGCAAAGGGGGTTATTCAAATAGTTCCAAAAAAGGGAGATGTCTGGGCTTTATATAGGAACTGGTCTTCTGATTGGGACGAGCTCACTCCAAATGATGTCATACGTCAGTATGATATGGTTGAAGTGCTTCAAGACTACAATGAGGAGCAAGGTGTTGCTGTTGCTCCATTAGTCAAAACTGCAGGTTTCAGGTCTGTATTTCACCGGCATTTGGACAAAAATAAGATCTACAAAATTCCAAGAGAAGAGATGTTCCGGTTTTCTCATCAGGTAGCTTCGTACCTACTTACTGGTCAAGAAGCTCAAGCTGCCCCAAAGGATTGTCGTGAACTAGATACAGCAGCTATGCCTTTGGAACTTCTCCAGGTTCTAAAAGAAGCCAAGGAGGGAGAAGTTGGAAAAATAGCTGATGAAGTGACTGCAACAGGAAATGTGGATGCAACACCGAGTACAGAAGATGTCAAACATGTTGAACCACAACCAATTTTGGTGTACTCGAGGAGATCCAGGGGAAGCAGGTAG
- the LOC113698461 gene encoding uncharacterized protein, with the protein MEEGNQKELQLLPADSQTTPSSSNASAWPSSESSIKLRSTTDPFEGPSLDLQLSISFRTIRTGTTAKDYTNNDNLMMKSDPSGRVEALKWQAAEEIRLAAMEKAYAERVRELSRREMELAQTEFARARNMWERARDEVEKAEKLKERATRQMDSTCMEITCQSCRQKFRPS; encoded by the coding sequence ATGGAAGAAGGCAACCAGAAAGAATTGCAACTTCTTCCAGCTGATTCACAAACGACGCCTTCATCATCAAATGCTTCAGCTTGGCCCTCATCAGAATCCTCCATAAAACTCCGATCAACGACCGATCCCTTCGAGGGACCATCACTAGACCTTCAGTTGTCTATCAGCTTCAGAACTATAAGGACTGGTACTACTGCGAAAGATTACACTAACAATGATAATCTGATGATGAAATCTGATCCATCAGGGCGCGTTGAGGCCTTGAAATGGCAAGCCGCTGAGGAAATTAGGCTGGCTGCCATGGAGAAGGCGTATGCTGAACGTGTGAGGGAGCTTAGCAGGCGAGAAATGGAGCTGGCGCAGACCGAATTCGCCCGTGCTAGAAACATGTGGGAGAGGGCTCGTGATGAGGTTGAGAAGGCagaaaaattgaaggaaagagCTACTCGGCAGATGGATTCTACGTGCATGGAGATCACTTGCCAATCTTGCAGGCAAAAATTTCGACCTTCataa